The Camelina sativa cultivar DH55 chromosome 16, Cs, whole genome shotgun sequence sequence ataacttttaaaaatatgttttaatgaGATATGAATATTGAATGAAATTTTCTAAGGATAAAAGGTTAAAAGATTATCGACAATATTGTATTCTCTTTGTGAGGTTCTTAAGTCATTATTGTTATCACGtgatatattgttaatttgCCAAAAACACATTattgcgacactagacaatatatgttttatatagattagtaaaataagtacggcgtttatatagatttatcttttaatctttaaataattatatttatattgaatgattcttattgataaaatttttaactaaaatctcacgcaaatagatataacaaagaaacatTATCTTCAacatatgttgtatatcacttaataaagtaagtttagtgtttatatagatttataatcaaaagttgaaatgattatatttgaactcaacaatttatattgatgaaaaaaaaaaattaaaatcccgcGCGTGCGCGGATACAAATTCtagtattatataagatataagatTTGGAGAGAggtaatacaacaaaaaaaaaacactttccctttataaaaaaacccaaactctatagaatttgccaaaaaaaacactCGTTTCTGTTCTAACCAAATAAACACTAAACTTTTGTTGACTTTCATTGACTTGCCAAATCAACGTGCCATTtataaagttaacaaaaaatttaaatgttattaacaACATGTTTACTGTTGTGATTAAATCATACGACGTGGCTTTCAAattcttagttttaaaaatgaaaactgcATCTCCTAGATTGGCTATGATAACTGGCCTAATGCGCTAATATCAAATTTGATATTACCTCACTCACAcaattatcaaattttactaCTTTAGAGATTTAATGCACTCTAATTGGCTAAGATAACTGGCCGAATGCGCTAGTATCAAATTTTACTACTTTAGATATTCGACCACAACTCACTCTCGCAATTATGTATGAACTATAGTAGTTTTGGAAAATCTCTCCATtgtcaattattaattaatttatttaacacTATAAATAATGCATGTATAAGCAATAAAGTGACTTTGTGGTACATCATTACCCACAAAATTCATAAACCATTGGATTATCAATTGAGTATGctcttaaaaaaattagatatggTTGGAAGGTTCCtcgagaaaaagaaacatggtGCGTCGACGAGTCGCTACCTCTCATGCTTTCTTAgaataactaataatataaactatgaTTTTCTCTCGCAATGGTCCCCTTCATGCCATCTACTTACTTTCAACTTTCAAGTGCTTCATGACTCATCAATCTCACGATTAcaacttctctttttcttcatcatacatgagaaatatcatattaaaagTTTACGTGTATTATAGCCACTTGGATTAGCTGTTAGTACTGTAAGGTCACAGTACTACCTCAATTTAATCACCTATAAATACCAAATTAGAGTGCCTCTTATGGATCTATACCATCATACTTGTTAAGAAAGGTTACAAAAGAATACATAactgtttgttttgtatatatggCCGGTTTTGTCTATAACCTTCCAAGTGCAAACCCTAGTCCGCAGTCTTTTTTCAAAACCTTTGGTGATCGCGTTCCACTTGTAAACTTGCCAGCCACGTCAGACGAATCTAACCGGAGTGCGGAAGATGATGAGCGGAAGCGGAGAAGGAAGGTATCGAACCGCGAGTCAGCTCGGAGATCTCGTATGCGGAAACGACGACGCATGGAAGAACTGTGGTCTATGCTTGTTCAGCTCATCAACGAGAACAAATGTCTCGTAGATGAGTTAGGCCGAGCCAAGGAGGGTTACGATAAGGTTATAGAAGAGAACATGAAACTTCGAGAAGAAAACTCCAAGTCAAGGAAGATGATTGGTGAGATCAGGCTTAATAGGTTTCTTAACGTAGACGGCGATAAGATCTGGACCGTTTGATCGAGctaaatagtttgtgtttttgtttttctatatatatatggagaagAGTGTTCTCTGCTACGCAATGTTTCTGGAActgtaacaaaagaaaaacgaagTGAATTTGAGATTGTGTGAATCAATGGGTGGTGAGAGGGTTTTTAAAAGTTACTTTTTGATAAAGGCGCACAAGATTatgattttatggttttttgATTAATGAATTACGATTGTAATTTAAATGACAGAACCAAGAGACAGTTACAAACCGGGAGTGAACCAGTAACTCACAACACATTAATAAAGTTGTTCTGGTTTGTGGAACTATTGAGGAAATCGCTCTAAAGGAAAACCGGTTGGTTACCGTTTTTAATGTATaagtataattaaatttgaggTTATGACACCCGATCCCGTCTAAAGTGGTTGTGTTTCCTAATTAGTAATAACACGTCCCACCAGGGATCGACGGTACCTACCTTCATGCCTAAAATACACAGGTGCAGTAATGGTAGTTACGATGTGGAGGAA is a genomic window containing:
- the LOC104750697 gene encoding basic leucine zipper 8-like, translated to MAGFVYNLPSANPSPQSFFKTFGDRVPLVNLPATSDESNRSAEDDERKRRRKVSNRESARRSRMRKRRRMEELWSMLVQLINENKCLVDELGRAKEGYDKVIEENMKLREENSKSRKMIGEIRLNRFLNVDGDKIWTV